In the genome of Muntiacus reevesi chromosome 5, mMunRee1.1, whole genome shotgun sequence, one region contains:
- the FLRT1 gene encoding leucine-rich repeat transmembrane protein FLRT1, translating into MVVAHPTAAATATVTATVVMTTATMDLRDWLFLCYGLIAFLTEVIDSTTCPSVCRCDNGFIYCNDRGLTSIPADIPDDATTLYLQNNQINNAGIPQDLKTKVNVQVIYLYENDLDEFPVNLPRSLRELHLQDNNVRTIARDSLARIPLLEKLHLDDNSVSTVSIEEDAFADSKQLKLLFLSRNHLSSIPSGLPRTLEELRLDDNRISTIPLHAFKGLSSLRRLVLDGNLLANQRIADDTFSRLQNLTELSLVRNSLAAPPLNLPSARLQKLYLQDNAISHVPYNTLAKMRELERLDLSNNNLTTLPRGLFDDLENLAQLLLRNNPWFCGCNLLWLRDWVKARAAVVNVRGLMCQGPEKVRGMAIKDITSEMDECFEAGAQGGAVNAAAKTTHASDHASVTTPQGSLFTLKAKRPGLRLPDSSLDYPMATGDSAKTLAIHVKPLTADSIRITWKATLPASSFRLSWLRLGHSPAVGSITETLVQGDKTEYLLTALEPKSTYIICMVTMESGNAYVADETPVCAKAETADSSGPTTTLNQEQNADPMAGLPLAGIIGGAVALVFLFLVLGAICWYVNRASELLTRERAYNRGSRKKDDYLESGTKKDNSILEIRGPGLQMLPINPYRAKEEYVVHTIFPSNGSSLCKGTHTIGYGTTRGYRDGGIPDIDYSYT; encoded by the coding sequence ATGGTGGTGGCACACCCCACCGCTGCTGCCACTGCCACCGTCACGGCCACCGTCGTGATGACCACAGCCACCATGGACCTGCGGGACTGGCTTTTCCTCTGCTACGGGCTCATCGCCTTCCTGACGGAGGTCATCGACAGCACCACGTGCCCCTCCGTGTGCCGCTGCGACAACGGCTTCATCTACTGCAATGACCGGGGGCTCACGTCCATCCCCGCCGACATCCCTGATGACGCTACCACCCTCTACCTGCAGAACAACCAGATCAACAACGCCGGCATCCCCCAGGACCTCAAGACCAAGGTCAACGTGCAGGTCATCTACCTGTACGAGAACGACCTGGACGAGTTCCCCGTCAACCTGCCCCGCTCCCTGCGGGAGCTGCACCTGCAGGACAACAACGTGCGCACCATCGCCCGGGACTCGCTGGCCCGCATCCCGCTGCTGGAGAAGCTGCACCTGGACGACAACTCCGTGTCCACCGTCAGCATCGAGGAGGACGCCTTCGCCGACAGCAAGCAGCTCAAGCTGCTCTTCCTGAGCAGGAACCACCTGAGCAGCATTCCCTCGGGGCTGCCCCGCACGCTGGAGGAGCTGCGGCTGGACGACAACCGCATCTCCACCATCCCGCTGCACGCCTTCAAGGGCCTCAGCAGCCTGCGGCGCCTTGTGCTGGACGGCAACCTGCTGGCCAACCAGCGCATCGCCGATGACACCTTCAGCCGCCTGCAGAACCTGACTGAGCTTTCGCTGGTGCGCAACTCGCTGGCTGCCCCGCCCCTCAACCTGCCCAGCGCCCGCCTGCAGAAGCTCTACCTGCAGGACAACGCCATCAGCCACGTGCCCTACAACACGCTGGCCAAGATGCGCGAGCTGGAGCGCCTGGACCTGTCCAACAACAACCTGACCACGCTGCCCCGTGGCCTGTTCGACGACCTGGAGAACCTAGCCCAGTTGCTGCTCCGGAACAACCCTTGGTTCTGTGGCTGCAACCTCCTTTGGCTGCGGGACTGGGTGAAGGCGCGGGCGGCTGTGGTCAACGTGCGCGGTCTCATGTGCCAGGGCCCCGAGAAGGTCCGGGGCATGGCCATCAAGGACATCACCAGCGAGATGGATGAGTGCTTCGAGGCGGGAGCGCAGGGCGGCGCAGTCAACGCCGCCGCCAAGACCACGCATGCCAGTGACCACGCCTCTGTCACCACGCCCCAGGGCTCTCTCTTCACCCTCAAGGCCAAGAGGCCGGGGCTGCGCCTCCCTGACTCCAGCCTCGACTACCCCATGGCCACGGGCGATAGCGCCAAGACCCTGGCCATCCACGTGAAGCCCCTGACGGCGGACTCCATCCGCATCACGTGGAAGGCCACGCTGCCCGCCTCCTCCTTCCGGCTCAGCTGGCTGCGCCTGGGTCACAGCCCGGCCGTGGGCTCCATCACAGAGACCCTGGTGCAGGGCGACAAGACAGAGTACCTGCTGACGGCCCTGGAGCCCAAGTCCACCTACATCATCTGCATGGTCACCATGGAGAGCGGCAACGCCTATGTGGCCGACGAGACGCCTGTGTGCGCCAAGGCAGAGACGGCCGACAGCTCCggccccaccaccaccctcaaCCAGGAGCAGAACGCCGACCCCATGGCGGGCCTGCCCCTGGCGGGCATCATCGGTGGCGCCGTGGCCCTCGTCTTCCTCTTCCTGGTCCTCGGGGCCATCTGCTGGTATGTGAACCGGGCCAGCGAGCTGCTGACCCGGGAGCGGGCCTACAACCGGGGCAGCCGGAAAAAGGACGACTATCTGGAGTCGGGGACCAAGAAGGATAACTCCATCTTGGAGATCCGCGGCCCCGGGCTGCAGATGCTGCCCATCAACCCTTACCGCGCCAAAGAGGAGTACgtggtccataccattttcccCTCCAACGGCAGCAGTCTCTGCAAGGGCACACACACCATCGGCTACGGCACCACGCGGGGCTATCGTGACGGGGGCATCCCCGACATAGACTACTCCTACACCTGA